One Leptolyngbya sp. NIES-2104 genomic window carries:
- a CDS encoding NAD(P)-dependent oxidoreductase, producing MERIAYLGLGIMGSGMAANLLKSGHPLTVWNRSPEAGKSLVEQGAIQAETPAQAVQDAEIILYCLANDQVVEEVVFGQDGILSNARSRQIAIDQSTVHPHTSQRQAAAYAEKQVEFLDAPVFGSKNESAAGGLWIVVGGKREVFERVQPVLKSMSETLHYMGETGKGTSMKLIENSIVATQIEALGEALVLASKAGLNPKDVLDVLHVVDFRSPIFDGMGKTLIDLDFTPSFALKHMLKDANLIAKFAQDLNAPTPAAVAVRETIKAAVNQGWGEENASAFIKMLELEAGITIAPSP from the coding sequence ATGGAACGTATCGCTTATCTAGGACTTGGCATCATGGGCAGTGGCATGGCTGCCAACTTGCTCAAATCAGGTCATCCGCTCACCGTTTGGAACCGTAGTCCCGAAGCTGGAAAATCACTAGTAGAGCAAGGGGCAATTCAAGCAGAAACACCTGCTCAAGCGGTACAAGATGCAGAAATCATTTTGTATTGTTTAGCGAATGATCAAGTTGTTGAAGAGGTCGTGTTTGGACAAGATGGGATTCTGTCAAATGCGCGATCGAGACAAATTGCGATCGATCAAAGCACGGTTCATCCCCACACTTCCCAGCGCCAAGCTGCTGCTTATGCTGAGAAACAAGTCGAGTTTCTAGACGCGCCTGTGTTTGGGAGCAAGAACGAGTCGGCTGCGGGTGGTTTGTGGATTGTTGTGGGAGGGAAGCGTGAGGTGTTCGAGCGCGTACAGCCAGTTCTAAAATCAATGAGTGAAACGCTTCACTACATGGGAGAAACTGGCAAGGGTACATCGATGAAGCTGATCGAAAATTCGATTGTTGCAACTCAAATCGAAGCACTCGGAGAAGCATTAGTTCTTGCCTCCAAAGCAGGACTCAATCCGAAAGATGTTTTAGATGTACTGCACGTTGTTGATTTTCGCTCTCCAATTTTTGATGGTATGGGCAAGACGTTGATCGATCTCGACTTTACACCAAGCTTTGCCCTCAAGCACATGCTCAAGGATGCTAACTTGATCGCAAAATTCGCCCAAGACTTGAATGCTCCAACTCCAGCGGCGGTCGCGGTGCGAGAAACGATCAAAGCCGCTGTGAATCAAGGTTGGGGCGAAGAAAATGCGTCTGCTTTTATCAAGATGTTAGAACTTGAAGCAGGTATAACGATCGCACCTTCGCCTTAG
- the cax gene encoding calcium/proton exchanger — protein sequence MLTKETVFTALLVFVPLSIAAHFLGWGALTIFITSGIAIIPLAAWMGTATEELSASLGSAIGGLLNATFGNATELIIALIALRAGLVDVVQATITGSIIGNLLLVLGFSMLLGGLRYPEQSFQQTAARVNASSLNLAVIAILLPTAASLLSGGIPEPTMQRLSSAVAIVLILVYGLMLLFSMRTHTHLYNLELAAINATLYDEGNEPIDTIDTIEATPAAPHESRGRWFWVGLLLGITLLVAIESELLVGALETATAQLRLTPLFTGVVLLPIIGNAAEHATAVTVAMKNKMELSMAVAVGSSLQIALFVAPVLVLAGLVLGQPMDLSFNPFELVAVGVAVLLSNSTISDGKSNWLEGALLLATYLVLAITFYFYPV from the coding sequence ATGTTGACAAAAGAAACCGTTTTCACCGCCCTGTTAGTTTTTGTGCCGCTCTCGATCGCGGCTCATTTTCTCGGCTGGGGTGCGCTCACAATCTTTATCACTTCAGGAATTGCGATCATTCCGCTGGCAGCTTGGATGGGAACAGCGACCGAGGAACTATCGGCAAGTCTTGGATCAGCGATCGGGGGACTTCTGAACGCGACCTTTGGCAATGCGACAGAACTGATCATTGCGCTGATTGCGCTGAGAGCCGGATTAGTTGATGTGGTGCAAGCGACGATTACTGGCTCGATTATTGGAAATTTACTGCTCGTGCTAGGGTTTTCGATGCTGCTGGGGGGACTGCGCTATCCTGAGCAATCGTTTCAGCAAACGGCGGCGCGGGTGAATGCGTCATCGCTCAATCTCGCAGTGATCGCCATTTTGCTGCCGACTGCGGCAAGTCTGCTGTCTGGGGGCATCCCCGAACCGACGATGCAGCGATTGTCGAGTGCGGTCGCGATCGTTCTAATTCTGGTCTACGGGCTGATGCTCTTGTTTTCGATGCGAACGCATACCCATTTGTATAACTTGGAGTTGGCGGCGATTAACGCAACGCTTTACGACGAGGGAAATGAGCCGATCGATACGATCGATACGATCGAGGCGACTCCAGCCGCTCCTCATGAGTCACGAGGACGATGGTTTTGGGTGGGGTTACTGCTTGGAATTACGCTGCTTGTGGCGATCGAATCGGAGTTGCTCGTTGGTGCACTCGAAACAGCGACGGCTCAGCTAAGGTTAACTCCGCTCTTTACTGGAGTCGTTCTGCTGCCGATTATTGGCAATGCAGCAGAACACGCTACGGCAGTCACCGTCGCGATGAAGAATAAAATGGAGCTATCAATGGCAGTAGCAGTGGGATCAAGTTTGCAAATTGCCTTGTTTGTCGCTCCGGTTTTGGTGCTGGCAGGACTAGTGTTGGGTCAACCGATGGATTTGAGCTTCAACCCATTTGAATTGGTGGCAGTCGGAGTTGCGGTGCTGCTCAGTAATTCCACGATTTCAGATGGAAAATCGAACTGGCTAGAAGGCGCGTTGCTCTTGGCAACTTATCTCGTTTTGGCAATTACGTTTTACTTTTATCCAGTTTAA
- a CDS encoding NACHT domain-containing NTPase, translated as MVGQIYGWKRFWCSRSSQFDLSDRGYLTDPDSDWGRYCNSTLISLDAMAEMRCLVLLGEPGMGKSKELENLRTHTRSIANPCDQLLPIDLRAYSSEDRLIRGLFESRVFLEWLNGTHQLHLFLDSLDEGLLKIEALSILLIEELSREEYCKHLDRLHFRIACRTAVFPKGLEEGLERLWEKDVQVYELVPLRRIDVGVAAAARNLDSSSFLAAVEQKGVVPFAIKPVTLAFLIRIFQKNNEQFPQELTDLYLQGCRILCEEQRDQDYHPGTRTNRTDVESRLIVAARIAAVTVFARKSSIWTGNLSEADDEDILLEQLCLGSETVNQKTIAVTNLIVREVLDTGLFSSRGESRIGWAHQSYAEFLAAWYLAQHGLSLDQMLSLMTLSDKRVIPQLHETSGWLASLDPQVFQSLIETDPDVLVQSEITVENPSTKRDVLESLLTLYNRDKLAYRPYLPKFSPYKRWNYAGLALLLRAYIEDSSKSELSRVVAIEIAEACEVQAVQDCLANVALDSQQSYRVRTEALQALESLADDSTKARLIPLAIARSPDDLDDELKGRSLRMVYPNHLTAIGVLESLTQPQSNIIGGVYQDFLAKEFAESLQTTDLLAALTWLGEQPALCDAKYPFNRLSDRILFNAWQRLEDQAILEGFAKIVLLRIQEYKQVIDNITGIEFIELLAADDTKRRRLLEAIIALIPNSEEPPRFLAGTSIYSRVTPLKQDFDWLIEKIQNSELERVQKIYAWLVRLKLDWSNTAQISEVIRASETLPALRAEFSFFLAAVELNSLEAEAAKAEYLREQSATCAEKSAIFTLEPSPQERVLIQLAEFERGQIEAWWRLCREMTLTPTSQHYGNEWASDITSLPGWKEADDSTQQRIVAAAKQYIIGVDPETDTWFGTNSFQSLVLAGYKALRLILEKEPDHIQHISAEVWRKWTGIILDYPNASDSRNKEHREPLLSFAYQNAPDEFINRLLILLDQENVQHGDIYIVNQVAYIRDDQLQSVLVHKLQDDRLTAKSVKTLLKLLLAKKVEAAKAFAKAQISTPPPTVGKAREIAIVAAAVLMLYGNNESWSLVWQAIQSDTEYAKAVLESVTFANAFQGNIESRLREDYIADLYLYLVEHYPDPQPQATTEDTELEGLEAYSIEAEDSIRMWKNYIPARLQQRGTPEACEALRRIMRELPAQKDLLKWRLLEAEITARRKSWNPPQPEEILQLVADHDRRLVQNGQQLLKVLIESLQRLELELQGETPAARDLWDKTQARAQVFKPIDENAFSDYVKRFFDRDLKSRGIIVNREVELRRNYGSNIGERTDIHVDAVLKRPNGEIYDSITVIIEVKGCWHRDIQTAMQNQLAERYLADNACSHGLYLIGWFSCKQWDDRDTRKKHAPKISLEIAKEQFKAQAENLSSSNKSVCAYVLNTALR; from the coding sequence ATGGTAGGGCAAATCTACGGCTGGAAACGGTTTTGGTGCTCGCGTTCAAGTCAGTTCGATCTGAGCGATCGCGGGTATCTCACCGATCCCGACTCTGACTGGGGTAGGTACTGTAATTCAACGCTGATCAGTCTTGACGCGATGGCTGAGATGCGCTGCTTGGTTTTACTCGGTGAACCTGGAATGGGTAAATCGAAGGAATTAGAAAACCTGAGAACTCACACTCGATCAATTGCGAATCCATGCGACCAGCTTTTACCGATCGATCTTCGAGCCTACAGCAGCGAAGATCGACTAATCCGAGGTCTATTTGAATCAAGGGTCTTTCTAGAATGGTTAAACGGCACACATCAACTGCATCTCTTTCTCGATAGCCTTGATGAAGGTTTATTGAAAATTGAGGCGCTCTCAATTCTGTTAATCGAAGAACTCAGTCGAGAAGAGTATTGTAAGCATCTCGATCGTCTCCATTTTCGGATTGCTTGCCGCACTGCTGTTTTTCCAAAGGGCTTAGAAGAAGGGCTAGAGCGACTCTGGGAAAAAGATGTGCAAGTTTATGAGTTAGTTCCGCTTCGGCGAATCGATGTCGGAGTAGCCGCCGCCGCTCGTAACCTAGATAGCAGCAGTTTTTTAGCAGCAGTCGAGCAAAAGGGAGTTGTCCCATTTGCGATTAAGCCAGTAACACTAGCATTTTTGATTCGCATTTTCCAGAAAAACAATGAACAATTTCCCCAAGAATTAACCGATCTCTACCTTCAGGGTTGCAGAATTCTGTGTGAAGAGCAAAGAGATCAAGACTATCATCCAGGGACAAGAACAAATCGTACTGATGTTGAGTCACGATTGATCGTAGCGGCTCGTATTGCTGCTGTAACTGTCTTCGCTAGAAAATCCAGTATCTGGACCGGGAATTTGAGCGAGGCTGATGATGAAGATATTTTGCTAGAGCAGTTGTGTTTAGGAAGCGAGACAGTCAACCAGAAGACGATCGCGGTTACAAATCTCATTGTTCGTGAAGTGCTTGATACTGGGCTGTTTTCTTCTCGCGGTGAGAGCCGAATCGGATGGGCACATCAGTCTTATGCTGAATTTTTAGCGGCGTGGTATTTAGCTCAACATGGTTTATCTCTCGATCAGATGCTGAGTCTGATGACTCTCTCAGATAAAAGAGTCATTCCCCAACTGCATGAGACATCGGGTTGGCTTGCTAGTTTAGATCCACAAGTCTTTCAAAGCTTGATTGAAACTGATCCTGATGTTTTAGTGCAAAGCGAAATCACTGTAGAAAATCCATCCACGAAACGGGACGTTCTTGAGTCTCTGCTAACTCTGTACAATCGAGATAAGCTGGCGTATCGTCCCTATTTGCCTAAGTTTTCACCCTACAAACGATGGAACTACGCTGGCTTAGCTTTGCTGCTGAGAGCCTATATCGAAGATTCAAGCAAAAGTGAACTATCGCGAGTTGTTGCAATTGAAATCGCAGAAGCGTGCGAGGTGCAAGCAGTTCAAGATTGCCTTGCAAATGTTGCCCTTGATTCTCAACAATCTTATCGAGTCAGAACAGAAGCTCTACAGGCACTGGAATCATTAGCTGACGATTCGACGAAAGCGCGACTGATTCCACTTGCGATCGCTCGATCGCCTGATGACCTTGACGATGAATTGAAAGGACGATCGCTACGGATGGTTTACCCAAATCATTTAACCGCGATCGGAGTTTTAGAGAGTCTAACCCAACCTCAGTCAAACATTATTGGCGGAGTCTATCAAGACTTCTTAGCGAAAGAGTTTGCAGAATCCCTCCAAACAACCGATTTACTAGCTGCACTAACCTGGTTAGGAGAGCAACCTGCTTTATGCGATGCGAAATATCCATTCAATCGATTGTCAGATCGAATCTTGTTTAACGCTTGGCAACGTCTTGAAGATCAAGCCATTCTAGAGGGCTTCGCCAAAATCGTCTTACTGCGGATTCAAGAATACAAACAGGTTATCGATAATATCACTGGAATTGAATTCATCGAATTATTAGCAGCAGATGATACGAAGCGCCGTCGTTTGCTCGAAGCAATTATTGCTCTGATTCCTAATTCAGAGGAACCTCCAAGATTCCTAGCTGGAACGAGCATTTATAGTCGTGTGACTCCTCTGAAACAGGATTTCGACTGGTTAATTGAGAAGATCCAAAATTCAGAGCTTGAACGGGTACAAAAAATCTACGCATGGTTAGTGCGCTTAAAGCTAGACTGGAGCAATACAGCGCAAATCAGCGAAGTGATCCGTGCAAGTGAAACCCTTCCTGCTTTGAGGGCAGAGTTCTCATTCTTTCTGGCGGCAGTGGAACTTAACTCATTAGAGGCTGAGGCTGCAAAGGCAGAATATTTGCGTGAGCAAAGTGCAACTTGTGCTGAAAAATCCGCAATATTTACACTGGAGCCATCACCTCAAGAGCGGGTTTTGATTCAATTAGCAGAATTTGAACGTGGTCAGATAGAGGCATGGTGGCGCTTGTGTCGCGAAATGACTCTCACACCTACAAGCCAACATTATGGCAATGAATGGGCATCGGATATTACGTCACTTCCAGGTTGGAAAGAAGCAGACGACTCAACTCAACAAAGAATCGTCGCGGCAGCAAAACAGTATATTATTGGTGTAGACCCTGAAACTGATACTTGGTTTGGCACAAATTCCTTCCAATCCTTAGTGCTTGCTGGATACAAGGCATTACGCCTAATTCTCGAAAAAGAGCCTGACCATATTCAACACATTTCTGCTGAAGTTTGGAGAAAATGGACAGGAATCATTCTTGACTATCCCAATGCTAGCGATAGTAGAAATAAGGAACACCGGGAGCCTTTACTATCTTTCGCCTACCAAAATGCACCAGATGAATTTATTAATCGCCTCCTAATACTGTTGGATCAGGAGAATGTGCAGCACGGTGACATCTATATCGTTAATCAAGTAGCGTATATTCGGGATGATCAACTCCAAAGTGTTCTGGTTCACAAGCTACAAGACGATCGACTTACCGCTAAGAGTGTCAAGACACTCCTGAAACTGCTTTTAGCTAAAAAAGTTGAAGCAGCGAAAGCTTTTGCAAAAGCGCAAATTTCTACTCCACCTCCAACAGTGGGAAAAGCGCGAGAAATAGCGATCGTTGCAGCCGCAGTATTGATGCTGTATGGCAATAATGAAAGCTGGTCACTTGTATGGCAAGCAATTCAAAGTGATACTGAATATGCCAAAGCCGTTTTGGAATCAGTGACGTTCGCGAACGCATTTCAAGGCAACATTGAGAGTCGACTCCGCGAGGATTATATTGCTGACTTATATCTCTACTTAGTTGAGCATTATCCAGATCCTCAACCGCAAGCAACTACTGAAGATACAGAACTTGAAGGACTAGAAGCCTACTCGATCGAAGCTGAAGACAGCATCAGAATGTGGAAAAATTATATTCCTGCGCGACTGCAACAACGGGGAACGCCCGAAGCGTGTGAAGCCCTCCGCAGAATCATGCGTGAACTTCCAGCGCAGAAAGATCTGCTTAAATGGCGCTTACTTGAAGCTGAAATTACTGCTCGTCGTAAGAGTTGGAATCCGCCTCAACCAGAAGAGATTCTTCAGCTCGTTGCAGATCACGATCGCCGCCTTGTCCAGAATGGTCAGCAATTGCTCAAGGTCTTGATTGAGTCACTCCAGCGTCTTGAATTGGAACTCCAAGGTGAAACGCCTGCGGCTAGAGATTTATGGGACAAAACTCAAGCTCGTGCCCAAGTTTTCAAGCCGATTGATGAAAATGCGTTCTCGGATTACGTAAAACGGTTTTTTGACCGCGATTTGAAATCAAGAGGTATTATTGTCAACCGAGAGGTAGAACTCAGACGAAATTACGGAAGCAATATTGGAGAGAGAACGGATATTCACGTCGATGCTGTTCTCAAACGACCCAATGGCGAGATCTATGACTCAATCACAGTAATCATTGAAGTCAAAGGATGCTGGCATCGCGACATTCAAACTGCAATGCAGAATCAGCTCGCCGAACGATATCTTGCGGATAATGCTTGCTCGCATGGTCTGTATCTAATAGGTTGGTTTAGCTGCAAACAATGGGACGATCGAGACACGCGGAAAAAGCACGCTCCTAAGATCTCCTTGGAGATTGCAAAGGAACAGTTCAAAGCTCAAGCTGAGAACTTATCTTCATCAAACAAATCAGTCTGTGCTTACGTTCTGAATACAGCATTACGATGA
- a CDS encoding DUF6788 family protein has protein sequence MSKQPSLSQIRAAFRKLTLKQAKELRRELEKVIQELEEQPETIAPDPRKGREVIEVQRIDDRLYQLEQVRCGKAKCKCAGVEGELHGPYWYAYWREDGKLKSRYVGKKLPSTSS, from the coding sequence ATGTCGAAACAGCCATCCCTTTCTCAGATTCGTGCAGCTTTCCGCAAGCTTACCTTGAAGCAGGCAAAAGAATTACGCCGTGAATTAGAGAAGGTGATCCAGGAATTAGAGGAGCAACCAGAGACAATCGCGCCAGATCCTCGCAAGGGGCGAGAAGTTATTGAGGTGCAGCGGATAGACGATCGCCTTTACCAGCTAGAACAAGTGCGTTGTGGAAAAGCAAAGTGCAAGTGTGCAGGCGTGGAGGGAGAACTACACGGACCCTACTGGTATGCTTACTGGCGCGAAGATGGAAAGCTTAAGAGTCGTTATGTCGGTAAGAAACTTCCTAGTACGTCCAGTTAA
- a CDS encoding YhcG family protein, with protein MPKQRSSLLPNGYDDFLHNLKERIRSAQVRAALAVNRELVLLYWQIGQQIRERQQRDGWGAKVIEKISKDLQQEFPEIKGFSRSNLMYMRAFAEAYEGEEIVQRCVGQLPWRHNIALLEKLKSLDMRLWYGEKAIENGWSRDVLVYQIESKLFERQGGAITNFERTLPKPQSDFAQQLIKDPYHLNFLSLGENPQERELEQGLVTHIRDFLLELGVGFSFVGSQYHLEVDGDDYYLDLLFYHLKLRCFIVIDLKMVEFQPEFSGKMNFYVSAVDDLLRHTHDQPTIGIILCKSKSKTKAEYALRNLNTPIAVSTHRLPQQLQESLPSVEQLEMKLEALISDIQESAQQTELDLK; from the coding sequence GTGCCTAAACAACGCTCTTCTTTATTGCCAAACGGTTATGACGACTTCTTGCACAATTTGAAAGAGCGGATTCGATCTGCCCAAGTCAGAGCAGCGCTGGCGGTCAATCGTGAGCTAGTCTTACTTTATTGGCAGATTGGTCAACAGATTCGAGAGCGTCAGCAGCGGGATGGATGGGGAGCCAAAGTCATTGAGAAAATCTCTAAAGACCTACAGCAGGAGTTTCCTGAAATCAAGGGCTTCTCTCGATCGAATCTGATGTACATGCGGGCATTTGCCGAGGCATATGAGGGTGAGGAAATCGTCCAACGCTGCGTTGGACAATTACCGTGGCGACACAACATCGCCCTGTTGGAGAAGCTGAAATCGCTGGATATGCGCCTTTGGTACGGTGAAAAGGCGATCGAGAATGGTTGGAGTCGCGATGTTTTGGTTTATCAGATCGAAAGCAAACTGTTCGAGCGACAAGGCGGTGCAATCACGAATTTTGAACGAACTTTACCGAAACCACAGTCTGATTTTGCACAGCAGTTAATCAAAGACCCTTACCACTTAAATTTTTTATCACTAGGCGAAAACCCCCAAGAACGCGAACTAGAGCAAGGTTTGGTGACGCATATTCGGGACTTTTTACTAGAACTAGGAGTTGGATTTTCGTTTGTCGGCAGCCAATATCACCTGGAAGTAGACGGGGATGATTATTACCTTGACTTGCTTTTTTACCATTTGAAACTTCGCTGCTTTATCGTCATTGACTTGAAGATGGTCGAGTTTCAGCCGGAGTTTTCGGGCAAGATGAACTTCTATGTATCTGCGGTTGATGATCTACTACGCCACACTCATGATCAGCCGACGATTGGCATTATCTTATGTAAATCTAAGAGCAAAACCAAAGCAGAGTATGCGCTGCGTAATCTCAATACCCCGATCGCGGTTTCGACCCATCGACTGCCACAACAGCTACAAGAAAGCTTACCTTCAGTTGAACAGCTAGAAATGAAGCTAGAGGCGCTGATTTCAGATATTCAAGAGAGTGCCCAGCAAACCGAGCTTGACCTAAAGTAG
- a CDS encoding helix-turn-helix transcriptional regulator, protein MTKSSGSDIPSIYDFDPGRLPDQGERYITLEANGSEESVISSTQEVEPAVSQILNQANQGCDWGSLASEILTADYLARLIAALRDNSALPELVTTLLFQHLVKVYRYKVETTLQSDGIDAIDTTLPHFKLNRSRKQQTKKLELAFDDERIKAYLKNSLSEFFNHVGFWEEFAKAIGANLVVWAIEHLEEKLSSKTLNAFSQNQLIEEISQLLTALDSKVLQEKIGFFGQVYSQDIAKKIVQEFNLPNCSLQEMDKLLGLRQRPPFSSSRSLEFDPITVIPTSIPIASSIRAQLRPDLWQQSSDDLAVFQYRSRSNPNNYIEHFITNPGDIEMMPWEAAEQIINKFGFDTVKLQLIFAARTMQEDEPWNSTFTLKATDIVQLLGWDRNHNTTLAEKRNAVASTAYALSCMLVKSVWVEGRGKKKVDASTPIGRMWDVLLDIHGQMDWMSSKIEKPEEVYITVSPGLWTKHFLNRAGSRAKEALHQFGYLAQDILRIDPYHNEMALRLAIQLTLDSRIRVRNQNPYDYQVVGLLEEVLPQPEIEKALQDKHKARDLKNRWNKALELLLSLGWQIEFDPKTYPDWLQPGSTAPKPNDWRKVRVIDRLLQAKLTIKPPHPIPHLLAGIKDAKKPKAIIPTPAQELTGEEIRKAREEQKWSRKELGGFLDLSADYVGKLERGDRVVTPELEARLRKLLRL, encoded by the coding sequence ATGACAAAATCATCCGGTTCAGACATTCCTAGCATTTACGATTTTGACCCTGGACGCTTGCCGGATCAGGGTGAGCGCTACATTACTCTAGAAGCTAATGGTTCCGAAGAATCTGTAATTTCCTCCACACAAGAGGTTGAGCCTGCCGTTTCTCAGATTCTTAACCAGGCAAATCAAGGATGCGATTGGGGTTCATTAGCTAGTGAGATTTTGACAGCCGACTATCTCGCTAGACTGATCGCAGCTCTGCGTGATAATTCTGCGCTGCCAGAATTGGTGACGACGCTCCTCTTTCAACATTTAGTCAAAGTTTATCGATACAAAGTTGAAACGACGCTGCAAAGTGATGGGATAGATGCGATCGACACAACCCTACCTCACTTCAAATTGAATCGGAGTCGCAAGCAACAGACCAAAAAGCTAGAGCTTGCTTTCGACGATGAGCGAATCAAGGCTTACCTGAAAAACTCGTTGTCAGAATTCTTTAACCACGTTGGTTTTTGGGAAGAGTTTGCCAAAGCGATCGGGGCTAACTTGGTGGTCTGGGCGATTGAACATTTGGAAGAGAAACTGAGTTCAAAAACTCTGAATGCATTCTCTCAAAATCAACTGATCGAAGAAATCAGCCAGTTATTGACTGCTCTCGATTCCAAGGTACTGCAAGAAAAAATTGGCTTTTTCGGGCAGGTTTATTCCCAAGATATTGCTAAGAAAATCGTTCAAGAATTCAACCTGCCAAACTGTTCGCTACAAGAAATGGATAAACTGCTCGGACTGAGGCAGCGTCCTCCTTTTAGCAGTAGCCGCTCTCTGGAATTCGATCCAATTACAGTGATTCCAACCTCGATTCCGATCGCTAGCAGCATTCGTGCCCAGCTTCGTCCGGATCTCTGGCAGCAAAGCTCTGATGATTTAGCTGTTTTTCAGTATCGTAGCCGCTCGAATCCCAATAACTACATCGAACACTTCATCACAAACCCTGGCGATATCGAGATGATGCCCTGGGAAGCGGCTGAACAAATCATCAATAAATTCGGTTTTGATACCGTCAAGCTACAGCTTATTTTTGCAGCACGAACCATGCAAGAAGATGAGCCGTGGAACAGCACATTTACGCTGAAAGCAACAGATATTGTTCAACTACTGGGCTGGGATCGAAATCACAATACAACCCTAGCCGAGAAACGCAATGCAGTTGCCAGTACCGCTTATGCTTTGTCTTGTATGCTTGTAAAATCAGTCTGGGTCGAAGGTAGAGGCAAGAAGAAGGTAGATGCAAGCACCCCAATCGGTAGAATGTGGGATGTGCTGCTCGACATTCATGGACAGATGGATTGGATGAGTAGCAAGATCGAGAAGCCGGAGGAGGTTTACATTACGGTTAGTCCTGGTCTATGGACAAAGCATTTCCTCAACCGCGCTGGAAGCCGTGCTAAAGAAGCATTGCATCAATTTGGATATCTCGCTCAAGATATCCTGAGAATTGACCCGTACCACAATGAAATGGCGCTTCGATTAGCGATTCAACTAACGCTTGATTCTCGCATTCGAGTGAGAAACCAGAATCCTTATGATTATCAGGTGGTTGGCTTACTAGAAGAAGTGCTACCTCAACCTGAAATTGAGAAAGCCTTACAAGACAAGCACAAGGCGCGGGATCTGAAGAATCGCTGGAACAAAGCGTTAGAACTGCTATTAAGTTTAGGGTGGCAAATCGAGTTTGACCCTAAAACTTATCCAGATTGGTTACAACCGGGCAGTACTGCCCCCAAGCCCAATGATTGGCGAAAGGTTCGGGTCATCGATCGCTTACTGCAAGCCAAGCTCACTATCAAGCCGCCGCATCCCATTCCTCATCTCCTGGCTGGAATCAAAGATGCGAAGAAGCCAAAAGCAATCATCCCTACCCCAGCGCAAGAACTGACTGGAGAAGAGATCCGCAAAGCGCGTGAGGAACAGAAATGGAGCCGCAAAGAGTTAGGCGGATTCTTGGATCTCAGTGCAGACTATGTTGGCAAATTAGAGCGAGGCGATCGCGTGGTTACACCAGAGCTTGAAGCAAGACTCCGAAAACTATTACGTCTCTAA
- a CDS encoding catalase family protein codes for MIRFSSVPGDILPDSLSTFRGIGIKVIGVAGPKLLVTKPDAVTQDFLMINSPVFPSGNLARFLPEQLLQEKVVVSAPEEAQQLLGLTARTVNALTQKVGIDLYPTSLGITQPETHILGETYYSSAALRYGDYVAKFSAVPLSASFQPLIGKRIEIQNSSTLRDLIVEFFREQSAEYELRVQLCTNLETMPIEDASVRWSEQESPYQAIAKISIGIQEAYSPARQVYVDEVLSFSPWHTLAAHQPLGAIQRLRREVYEASSHYRHEMNQQPKREPLSIEEMPD; via the coding sequence ATGATCCGCTTCTCCAGTGTTCCGGGTGACATTTTGCCCGATAGTCTCTCGACCTTTCGTGGCATCGGAATTAAAGTGATTGGCGTAGCAGGACCGAAACTGCTAGTTACCAAACCTGATGCTGTAACTCAAGATTTTCTAATGATTAACAGTCCAGTGTTTCCATCGGGGAATCTCGCTCGCTTTCTGCCTGAACAATTACTTCAAGAAAAGGTGGTCGTTAGCGCCCCAGAGGAAGCACAACAACTGTTAGGACTCACTGCCCGCACGGTGAATGCTCTGACTCAAAAAGTGGGTATTGACCTTTATCCGACTTCATTGGGCATTACGCAACCTGAAACTCATATTTTAGGAGAAACTTACTATAGCTCTGCTGCCCTGCGTTATGGAGACTACGTTGCGAAGTTCAGCGCAGTTCCCCTCTCTGCAAGTTTTCAACCGCTAATTGGTAAGAGAATTGAAATACAAAATTCTTCCACTCTGCGTGATTTGATTGTGGAGTTCTTTCGAGAGCAGTCGGCTGAGTATGAATTGCGTGTCCAACTCTGCACCAATCTGGAAACCATGCCGATCGAAGATGCTTCGGTTCGTTGGTCAGAGCAAGAGAGTCCTTATCAAGCGATCGCTAAAATCTCAATTGGGATTCAGGAGGCATATAGTCCAGCCCGTCAGGTTTACGTGGATGAGGTGCTGTCTTTCAGCCCGTGGCATACGCTCGCAGCGCATCAACCGCTTGGTGCAATTCAGCGTCTTCGCCGGGAGGTCTATGAAGCTTCTAGTCATTACCGCCACGAGATGAACCAACAGCCAAAGAGAGAGCCACTCAGTATTGAAGAAATGCCTGATTAG